From the genome of Virgibacillus siamensis, one region includes:
- a CDS encoding S8 family serine peptidase: MRYILILLLTALTLFPVHTSAAPNNEKTDNMASIIIEVEGNPHEHKQYINNHYPYVEIVAVYDTLFNGLALKASPRRLSRMDSLDFVKAVHPTAVFETNLSNETARTERMPENENAFIPGSINNTDYTGDGVQVAVIDTGIAYDHPDLAGNYVTGFDLVDLDDDPMETLKSQGIPTMHGTHVAGIIAADGELTGVAPDADIYAYRALGPGGRGTSVQVIAALEQAVNDGADVINLSLGNTVNGPDFPTSVAVNRAVEKGVTVVIANGNSGPDTWTVGSPATAAKAISVGAAANPQKVPYLYETLLDKKISIALMAGSVPWDFTTDHQIAPFPEKNVRGKIALIKRGKVPFHELAEQAEEAGAIAVLIYNNEKGTFQGSIDNGEDPIGIPVASISKRDGEWLLQHAKKKHFYMETNYATTKLNIAPFSSRGPVTVNWDLKPDVSAPGTNILSTVPGGYMELQGTSMAAPHVTGTVALIKEAHPKWTTAQISGALKTTAQRIKHHGKPISPIVQGMGEIQPKAAINTTSILYNPLLSYGKITSYKQSKTIHLKIENTSSHGQQYTFNIPKKQQGITWQLPLSFTIPKGETRTVPVELSINSSLLGKGIHQGWLTLKQGEKAYQLPYMFINQTAEYPKAMGFSFSLKPFSAKEYVYQIYVTEPAERIEVNLYNPDTLLFDRTLLKLKDVDAGMVKGHFEKNKLGKPGKYRAVITVHLKNGEIESHQTEVTIPGTAPGSS; this comes from the coding sequence ATGCGCTACATACTTATTCTGCTATTAACAGCACTCACCTTATTTCCTGTACATACATCTGCAGCACCGAACAACGAAAAAACAGATAACATGGCATCCATCATTATCGAGGTGGAGGGCAACCCGCATGAACACAAGCAATACATAAATAACCACTACCCGTATGTTGAGATTGTTGCGGTTTATGATACGTTGTTTAATGGACTTGCATTGAAGGCATCACCCAGACGGCTCAGCCGAATGGATTCGCTCGATTTCGTGAAGGCAGTTCATCCGACGGCAGTATTTGAAACAAATCTGTCCAACGAGACGGCACGCACGGAACGAATGCCGGAGAATGAAAATGCCTTTATCCCGGGTTCCATCAATAATACCGACTATACTGGGGACGGGGTGCAGGTGGCTGTTATTGATACAGGGATTGCGTATGACCACCCTGACCTGGCAGGTAACTATGTAACCGGATTCGATCTGGTTGACCTTGATGATGATCCGATGGAAACGTTGAAATCACAAGGGATTCCGACGATGCATGGTACACATGTGGCGGGGATTATTGCAGCGGATGGGGAATTAACAGGGGTAGCACCTGATGCGGATATTTATGCATACCGTGCACTTGGCCCCGGCGGACGGGGGACATCGGTACAGGTTATTGCTGCACTTGAGCAGGCGGTAAATGACGGGGCAGATGTAATAAACCTGTCACTTGGAAATACGGTGAATGGCCCTGATTTCCCGACGAGTGTTGCGGTAAATCGGGCTGTTGAAAAAGGTGTAACGGTTGTCATCGCCAACGGAAACAGCGGACCGGATACATGGACGGTCGGTTCTCCGGCGACCGCGGCAAAAGCCATTTCAGTCGGAGCAGCAGCAAATCCGCAAAAGGTTCCATACCTTTATGAGACACTGCTGGATAAAAAAATCAGCATAGCATTAATGGCAGGATCGGTTCCATGGGATTTTACAACGGATCATCAAATTGCTCCATTCCCGGAAAAAAATGTACGCGGTAAAATTGCGCTTATAAAGCGTGGCAAGGTGCCTTTTCATGAACTTGCGGAACAGGCGGAAGAAGCAGGGGCGATTGCTGTCCTTATTTACAACAATGAAAAAGGAACCTTCCAGGGATCGATTGACAATGGAGAAGATCCAATTGGGATTCCGGTTGCTTCCATTTCCAAACGTGACGGGGAATGGCTGCTTCAGCATGCAAAAAAGAAACACTTTTATATGGAAACGAACTATGCGACAACAAAATTGAATATTGCGCCGTTCAGCTCGCGCGGTCCGGTCACTGTGAATTGGGATCTGAAGCCGGATGTCAGTGCACCCGGGACCAATATTTTAAGCACTGTCCCCGGTGGATATATGGAACTGCAAGGGACAAGCATGGCCGCTCCTCATGTCACTGGTACGGTTGCACTGATAAAAGAAGCACATCCCAAATGGACGACTGCCCAAATCAGCGGCGCATTAAAAACGACCGCCCAAAGAATCAAACATCACGGTAAACCAATTAGTCCGATTGTCCAGGGGATGGGTGAAATTCAGCCGAAAGCCGCGATCAATACAACATCGATTCTGTATAATCCATTACTGTCCTACGGGAAAATCACATCCTATAAACAATCGAAAACAATCCATTTAAAAATAGAAAATACAAGCAGCCATGGGCAGCAATATACGTTCAACATTCCTAAAAAGCAACAGGGGATAACGTGGCAGCTGCCATTATCATTCACGATTCCAAAGGGAGAAACGAGAACGGTACCGGTTGAACTGAGTATCAACAGCAGTCTGCTTGGCAAAGGAATTCACCAGGGCTGGCTCACACTGAAGCAGGGTGAAAAGGCATACCAGCTTCCATATATGTTCATTAATCAAACGGCCGAATATCCAAAAGCAATGGGGTTCAGTTTTTCTCTGAAACCATTCTCCGCAAAAGAATATGTATACCAGATTTATGTTACTGAGCCGGCGGAACGTATTGAGGTGAACCTGTACAATCCGGATACACTTCTCTTTGACCGTACATTATTAAAGCTGAAGGACGTTGATGCCGGGATGGTGAAAGGCCATTTTGAAAAAAACAAACTTGGCAAGCCGGGCAAATATCGGGCTGTTATTACGGTTCACCTGAAAAATGGCGAAATCGAAAGTCACCAGACAGAAGTGACGATTCCGGGAACAGCTCCCGGGTCGTCTTGA
- a CDS encoding L-threonylcarbamoyladenylate synthase, with the protein MSQTKRWNVTMSSNAITEAAGLLKDGKTVAFPTETVYGLGADATSEKAVSGIFRAKGRPEDNPLIAHVATKEQLRGLVTELTPLAETLIDAFTPGPLTIILPTNGTCAKNVTAGLSTIGVRIPSHPVAHELLKTCNIPIAAPSANISGKPSPTTAEHVWADLQGKIDGLVDGGPTGVGVESTVVDCSQDIPVILRPGGITKEQIEQVSGTVMVDPALADSSDKPKAPGMKYTHYAPEVPMWLVAGSADKLQEVIHKEQKQNKRVGVMASNETAAKMNADHIIPLGSDLVEIAANLYDALREFKNGDVDVILCETFPTTNIGHAIMNRLEKAATSYIRE; encoded by the coding sequence ATGAGTCAAACAAAGCGATGGAATGTGACGATGAGCAGCAATGCAATAACGGAAGCAGCAGGTCTTTTAAAAGATGGAAAAACGGTTGCTTTTCCGACTGAAACGGTGTACGGGCTTGGAGCGGATGCAACGAGTGAAAAAGCAGTATCCGGAATTTTCAGGGCAAAGGGCAGGCCTGAGGATAATCCGCTGATTGCCCATGTTGCAACGAAAGAACAATTGCGCGGACTGGTGACGGAGCTGACGCCGCTTGCCGAAACATTAATCGATGCATTCACGCCGGGACCGCTTACGATTATTCTGCCGACGAACGGAACCTGTGCAAAAAACGTAACGGCAGGGTTATCCACAATCGGGGTGCGGATTCCCAGTCATCCGGTTGCCCATGAACTGTTGAAAACGTGCAATATCCCCATTGCTGCCCCGAGTGCGAATATTTCCGGAAAGCCAAGCCCGACAACAGCAGAACACGTCTGGGCAGATCTGCAAGGGAAGATAGACGGTCTTGTGGATGGTGGACCTACCGGTGTTGGCGTGGAATCAACTGTTGTGGATTGCTCGCAGGATATTCCGGTTATTCTTCGCCCTGGCGGCATTACAAAGGAACAGATTGAGCAAGTCAGTGGTACAGTTATGGTTGATCCCGCCCTGGCGGATTCGTCGGACAAACCGAAAGCACCCGGAATGAAGTATACCCACTATGCACCGGAAGTTCCGATGTGGCTTGTTGCCGGATCTGCGGATAAACTGCAGGAAGTTATCCACAAGGAACAAAAACAAAATAAGCGGGTCGGTGTTATGGCAAGCAATGAAACGGCTGCAAAAATGAATGCTGATCATATCATCCCGCTCGGCAGCGATCTTGTGGAAATTGCTGCTAATTTGTATGATGCGTTACGTGAATTTAAAAACGGGGATGTCGATGTGATTCTTTGCGAAACATTTCCGACAACAAATATCGGCCATGCTATAATGAACCGTCTGGAAAAAGCTGCTACGTCGTATATCAGGGAATAG
- the glyA gene encoding serine hydroxymethyltransferase has translation MEHVKQTDQELYNAIQGEKKRQQEKIELIASENFVSEAVMEAMGSVLTNKYAEGYPGKRYYGGCEHVDVVENLARDRAKELFGAEHANVQPHSGAQANMAVYFTALEPGDTVLGMNLNHGGHLTHGSPVNFSGKLYNFVDYGVDKESEKLDYDAVLEKAKEVKPKLIVAGASAYSREIDFAKFREIADAVDAYLMVDMAHIAGLVAAGLHNNPVPHAHFVTTTTHKTLRGPRGGMILCNEEFAKKVDKSVFPRMQGGPLMHVIAAKAVSFKEALSDEFVEYSKQVIANAKTLAETLSDEGIRIVSGGTDNHLLLVDVTTLNLTGKVAEKVLDDIGITANKNTIPFETESPFVTSGLRIGTAAVTSRGFREAEMKEIGSIIAYTLKNHEDKSVLREAADRVKGLTDKTPLYA, from the coding sequence ATGGAACATGTAAAACAAACAGACCAGGAATTGTACAATGCGATTCAGGGTGAGAAAAAGCGCCAACAGGAAAAGATTGAACTGATCGCCTCTGAAAACTTTGTCTCAGAAGCGGTAATGGAAGCGATGGGATCCGTGCTGACGAACAAATATGCGGAAGGGTATCCGGGCAAGCGTTATTATGGCGGCTGTGAACACGTCGATGTTGTGGAAAATCTGGCCCGCGACCGTGCAAAAGAATTGTTTGGTGCAGAACATGCCAACGTTCAGCCGCATTCCGGTGCACAGGCAAATATGGCAGTATATTTCACCGCGCTTGAACCGGGTGACACCGTACTTGGCATGAACTTGAACCATGGCGGTCACCTGACACACGGCAGCCCTGTGAACTTCAGCGGGAAACTTTATAACTTTGTCGACTATGGTGTGGACAAAGAATCTGAGAAACTGGACTATGACGCTGTTTTGGAAAAAGCAAAAGAAGTAAAGCCGAAATTGATTGTAGCAGGTGCGAGCGCATATTCCCGTGAGATTGATTTTGCCAAATTCCGTGAAATTGCGGATGCGGTTGATGCGTATTTGATGGTGGATATGGCACACATCGCAGGACTCGTTGCAGCGGGACTTCATAACAATCCGGTGCCACATGCGCATTTTGTCACAACGACGACACATAAAACATTGCGCGGACCACGCGGCGGCATGATTTTGTGCAATGAAGAATTTGCGAAAAAAGTTGATAAATCCGTTTTCCCTCGTATGCAGGGTGGCCCATTGATGCACGTGATTGCAGCGAAAGCAGTATCATTTAAAGAGGCATTATCTGATGAATTTGTTGAATACAGCAAGCAGGTTATTGCCAATGCCAAAACACTCGCTGAAACATTGTCCGATGAAGGTATCCGGATTGTGTCAGGCGGAACGGACAACCATTTGCTGCTTGTTGATGTAACAACATTGAATCTGACTGGTAAAGTTGCCGAAAAAGTATTGGATGATATTGGTATTACAGCAAATAAAAATACCATTCCATTTGAAACAGAAAGCCCATTTGTCACAAGCGGTCTTCGCATCGGGACAGCTGCTGTGACAAGCCGCGGCTTCCGTGAAGCGGAAATGAAGGAAATTGGTTCGATTATCGCGTATACGCTGAAAAATCATGAAGACAAATCCGTACTTCGTGAGGCGGCTGATCGTGTTAAAGGACTTACTGATAAAACTCCATTGTATGCGTGA
- the wecB gene encoding non-hydrolyzing UDP-N-acetylglucosamine 2-epimerase yields MAERIKVMTIFGTRPEAVKMAPLVLELKKHPDVFEPVVAVTAQHREMLDQVLDIFGITPDFDLNIMKQKQTLAQVTTRALEGLDDVMKKTNPDIVLVHGDTTTTFAASLAGYYNQIAVGHVEAGLRTWNKYSPYPEEMNRQLTGIMADLHFAPTEKSKQNLLDENKPAERIFVTGNTAIDALQTTVNETYSSPIIDALGGNRLVLMTAHRRENLGNNMQQMFRAIKRIVEAHNDIRVIYPVHLNPAVRETANKILGNDDRIQLIEPLDVVDFHNFAARSHLILTDSGGVQEEAPSLGVPVLVLRDTTERPEGIEAGTLKLAGTDEDTIFKMAHELLSNHDSHEKMAKASNPYGDGRASQKIADAIVGYFKR; encoded by the coding sequence ATGGCCGAACGGATAAAAGTGATGACGATTTTCGGGACGAGACCGGAAGCGGTGAAAATGGCGCCGCTCGTACTGGAATTGAAAAAGCATCCGGACGTATTTGAGCCGGTTGTGGCGGTAACTGCTCAACACCGGGAAATGTTGGATCAGGTACTGGATATATTTGGGATTACCCCGGATTTTGACCTGAACATTATGAAGCAAAAGCAAACCCTTGCGCAAGTAACGACACGTGCATTGGAAGGGCTCGATGATGTGATGAAAAAGACAAATCCGGATATCGTGCTTGTCCATGGTGACACAACGACAACGTTTGCCGCATCACTTGCCGGCTATTACAATCAGATTGCCGTCGGACATGTGGAGGCCGGGCTCCGCACATGGAATAAATATTCCCCGTACCCGGAAGAAATGAACCGGCAGTTGACAGGCATCATGGCGGACCTGCATTTTGCCCCGACGGAAAAATCAAAACAAAATCTGCTCGATGAAAATAAACCGGCCGAGCGTATTTTCGTTACCGGGAATACGGCAATCGATGCTTTGCAAACAACTGTAAATGAAACGTATTCAAGTCCAATCATTGATGCGCTTGGCGGGAACCGGCTTGTGCTCATGACTGCCCATCGCCGGGAAAACTTAGGCAACAACATGCAGCAAATGTTTCGCGCGATCAAGCGGATTGTTGAAGCGCACAATGATATCCGGGTGATTTATCCGGTCCACCTGAATCCGGCAGTCCGCGAAACAGCCAACAAGATTCTAGGAAACGATGACCGCATTCAATTGATTGAACCACTGGATGTTGTGGATTTTCATAATTTCGCGGCAAGATCCCATTTGATTTTGACCGATTCCGGCGGTGTGCAGGAAGAGGCACCTTCACTTGGCGTCCCTGTCCTTGTTCTGCGTGACACGACGGAACGCCCTGAAGGCATTGAAGCTGGTACATTGAAACTTGCCGGCACGGATGAAGACACCATTTTTAAGATGGCACACGAACTGCTAAGCAATCACGATTCCCATGAGAAGATGGCCAAAGCATCCAACCCATATGGTGACGGCCGGGCATCGCAAAAAATTGCCGATGCGATTGTGGGGTATTTTAAAAGATAA
- the upp gene encoding uracil phosphoribosyltransferase, giving the protein MGKVHVLDHPLIQHKLTYIRDKNTGTKEFRELVDEVAMLMAFEITRNLPLQEKTIDTPVMEAKTKVLAGKKIGLIPILRAGLGMVDGMLKLIPAARVGHVGLYRDPETLQPVEYYIKLPKDIEERELIVIDPMLATGGSANDAIHSLKKRGAKQIRLMCLIAAPEGVEVIKEEHPDVDIYLGALDEKLDEHAYIIPGLGDAGDRLFGTK; this is encoded by the coding sequence ATGGGGAAAGTCCACGTACTGGATCATCCATTAATCCAACATAAGTTAACGTACATACGGGATAAAAATACCGGAACAAAGGAATTTCGCGAATTGGTTGACGAGGTGGCAATGCTGATGGCGTTTGAAATCACCCGTAATCTGCCGCTGCAGGAAAAGACGATTGATACACCTGTCATGGAAGCAAAAACGAAAGTGCTGGCGGGTAAAAAAATCGGCCTGATTCCGATTCTCCGCGCCGGGCTTGGTATGGTTGACGGGATGCTGAAGCTGATTCCGGCAGCGCGTGTCGGACATGTCGGCTTATACCGTGATCCGGAGACATTGCAGCCGGTTGAATACTATATCAAATTGCCAAAGGATATTGAGGAACGCGAGTTGATCGTGATTGATCCGATGCTTGCCACTGGCGGTTCAGCAAATGATGCGATCCATTCCCTGAAAAAACGCGGGGCAAAACAAATTCGCCTGATGTGTCTGATTGCTGCTCCTGAGGGTGTCGAGGTTATCAAGGAAGAACATCCTGATGTCGATATTTATCTTGGCGCACTGGACGAAAAACTGGACGAACATGCTTACATCATTCCTGGGCTTGGTGATGCCGGAGACCGTTTATTCGGTACAAAATAG
- the spoIIR gene encoding stage II sporulation protein R has protein sequence MKKFICGAIILFIILFSMPIKGMSEDNSSSMDVKVIPDEAIRLRILANSDKPADQAVKRMVRDEVSNVISKWVKDITDINEARRMIEARIPEIKQIVDGVLKRENEQPIYDVKYGKKISFPAKLYGDYLYPAGKYEAVLITLGKGKGANWWCVLFPPLCFLDFSNGTSVAEAAPEKEQEELKEKEEPVEVKFFLFEWFDWL, from the coding sequence GTGAAAAAGTTTATTTGTGGAGCTATTATCCTATTTATTATTCTATTTTCCATGCCGATAAAGGGCATGAGTGAAGATAACAGTTCATCTATGGATGTGAAGGTTATTCCTGATGAAGCCATTCGCCTCCGTATTTTGGCCAATAGTGATAAACCGGCCGATCAGGCGGTAAAACGGATGGTCCGTGATGAGGTGAGCAATGTCATTTCGAAGTGGGTTAAGGATATAACCGATATTAATGAAGCGAGAAGAATGATTGAAGCGCGTATACCAGAAATAAAGCAGATTGTCGACGGCGTGTTGAAGCGGGAGAACGAACAGCCAATCTATGATGTGAAATATGGTAAAAAGATTTCGTTTCCAGCCAAGCTATACGGTGATTATTTGTACCCGGCTGGAAAATATGAGGCAGTATTGATTACACTTGGTAAAGGAAAAGGTGCCAATTGGTGGTGTGTACTGTTCCCGCCGCTCTGTTTTCTCGATTTTTCGAATGGAACAAGTGTCGCTGAAGCTGCTCCTGAAAAAGAACAAGAAGAATTAAAAGAGAAGGAAGAGCCTGTCGAGGTAAAGTTTTTCCTGTTTGAATGGTTTGATTGGTTATAG
- a CDS encoding TIGR01440 family protein, with the protein MNNVAQQIKRDAEAVLTEFKNSGHLADGDVFVIGCSTSEVVGKHIGTSGSEEAAATIFEALNELQRETGVLLAFQCCEHLNRSLVVEKDTMKKHLLDEVSAVPVPGAGGSMASYAYRHMKSPVLVETIHADSGIDIGETMIGMHLKHVAVPLRFEQRTIGQARINAARTRPKLIGGKRAVYEPMNEAINPLSNLRGKPKWNM; encoded by the coding sequence ATGAATAATGTTGCACAGCAGATCAAGCGCGATGCCGAAGCTGTTTTAACTGAATTCAAAAACAGCGGGCATCTGGCTGATGGTGATGTATTTGTAATCGGTTGCTCCACAAGTGAAGTTGTTGGCAAACACATCGGCACATCCGGGAGTGAAGAAGCTGCAGCGACTATTTTTGAAGCATTAAATGAGCTGCAGCGCGAAACCGGTGTGCTGCTTGCTTTTCAGTGCTGCGAACACTTGAACCGCTCACTTGTGGTCGAAAAGGACACGATGAAAAAGCACCTCTTGGATGAAGTTTCCGCTGTTCCGGTCCCAGGTGCCGGCGGTTCGATGGCATCCTACGCTTACCGTCACATGAAGAGCCCGGTCCTCGTTGAGACGATTCATGCCGACAGTGGTATCGATATCGGCGAAACGATGATCGGGATGCATTTAAAGCATGTTGCCGTTCCGCTCCGTTTTGAACAGCGGACAATCGGTCAGGCACGGATCAATGCGGCACGCACCCGCCCGAAATTGATCGGCGGCAAACGTGCGGTCTATGAACCTATGAATGAAGCAATCAATCCACTTTCAAATTTAAGGGGGAAACCAAAATGGAACATGTAA
- the rpiB gene encoding ribose 5-phosphate isomerase B, translating to MKVILTSDHAGAKLREEVRSLLEDMDIVYEDTGCSCETSVDYPDYALPAAERVASGEFDRGIFICGTGIGMSISANKVKGIRCALTHDVYSAKLTRQHNDSNVLAMGERVVGPGLATEIARTWLETDFDGGRHANRVGKVTAYEEQ from the coding sequence ATGAAAGTCATTTTAACATCAGACCATGCAGGCGCAAAACTGCGTGAGGAAGTGCGCAGCCTGCTGGAGGATATGGATATTGTATATGAAGATACCGGCTGTTCGTGTGAGACGTCAGTTGATTATCCGGACTATGCACTGCCTGCTGCTGAACGAGTGGCCAGTGGTGAATTTGACCGGGGGATATTCATTTGCGGAACGGGAATCGGCATGTCGATTTCCGCCAACAAAGTTAAAGGAATCCGCTGCGCATTGACACATGATGTGTACAGTGCAAAATTGACTCGCCAGCACAATGACTCCAATGTTCTGGCAATGGGAGAGCGTGTCGTTGGACCGGGACTTGCGACTGAAATCGCCAGAACATGGCTGGAAACCGATTTTGACGGCGGCAGGCATGCTAACCGGGTTGGAAAAGTTACAGCGTATGAGGAGCAGTAG
- a CDS encoding manganese efflux pump MntP: protein MTAYQVGELVSLLFMAVALGMDAFSVSLGLGMREIRLKRIAIIGLVIGLFHVLMPFIGILVGQAISEQIGRYAVLAGGLLLIGIGAQMVFSAFNHETRSFVNPVGTGLLVLAFSVSLDSFSVGLSLGMSQVKTVIALLAFGAASMMLTWAGMILGRKVHGLLGVYSEILGGSILCGFGLNMLF, encoded by the coding sequence ATGACGGCATATCAGGTGGGGGAGTTGGTTTCCCTTCTATTTATGGCGGTCGCGCTTGGGATGGATGCATTTTCTGTTAGTCTTGGGCTGGGAATGCGGGAAATCCGCTTGAAACGCATCGCCATAATCGGATTAGTAATTGGATTATTCCATGTATTAATGCCCTTTATCGGAATTTTGGTGGGACAAGCCATATCCGAACAAATCGGTCGGTACGCGGTTCTTGCAGGTGGGCTGCTGCTTATCGGAATTGGGGCTCAAATGGTGTTTTCCGCGTTTAATCATGAAACAAGAAGTTTTGTCAATCCGGTTGGAACCGGGCTGCTGGTACTCGCATTCAGTGTGAGCCTGGACAGCTTTTCAGTAGGGCTCAGCCTGGGCATGTCCCAAGTCAAAACGGTGATTGCATTACTGGCGTTCGGTGCAGCAAGTATGATGCTGACATGGGCCGGGATGATTCTGGGCCGGAAAGTGCACGGCCTGCTCGGTGTGTACAGCGAAATTTTAGGCGGCAGCATATTGTGCGGGTTCGGCCTGAATATGTTGTTTTAA
- the atpB gene encoding F0F1 ATP synthase subunit A, whose amino-acid sequence MDHGAPIVEDVFGISWLDFNLSNVLMIIIASAIVFVLCVLGSRSLQMKPTGAQNFMEWIVDFVRGMVNDTMEWSKGRIFLPMALTLITYIFVSNLMGVVTLATFGHDLWWKSPTSDAGVTLTLSGMVIILSNYYGVKVKGGKEYVKGFFKPFPIFFPIKIIEEFANSLTLGLRLFGNIYAGEVLLGLLAGLMTSSWFGFFGGAIPMLAWQGFSIFIGAIQAFIFTLLTLVYLSQKFSNDH is encoded by the coding sequence GTGGATCACGGCGCACCAATCGTTGAGGATGTTTTTGGGATTTCCTGGCTGGATTTTAATTTATCCAACGTTTTGATGATTATTATCGCTTCGGCCATTGTATTTGTACTTTGTGTGCTCGGTTCAAGAAGCTTGCAAATGAAACCGACCGGCGCACAAAACTTTATGGAGTGGATTGTTGACTTTGTAAGAGGTATGGTCAATGACACAATGGAGTGGAGCAAAGGCAGAATTTTTCTGCCAATGGCACTGACACTCATCACCTATATCTTTGTCAGCAACCTGATGGGGGTTGTCACACTGGCAACATTCGGCCACGACCTGTGGTGGAAATCGCCGACATCTGATGCCGGAGTTACATTGACATTATCAGGAATGGTAATTATTTTATCAAACTACTACGGTGTTAAGGTTAAGGGCGGCAAGGAATACGTTAAAGGTTTCTTCAAGCCGTTCCCGATATTTTTCCCGATAAAAATTATCGAGGAATTTGCCAATTCGTTGACACTGGGTCTCCGGTTATTCGGTAACATCTATGCGGGCGAAGTTTTACTTGGATTACTCGCAGGATTGATGACTTCAAGTTGGTTTGGGTTTTTCGGAGGTGCAATTCCGATGTTGGCATGGCAAGGTTTCAGTATCTTTATCGGTGCTATTCAGGCCTTTATCTTTACATTGCTGACATTAGTTTATCTGTCACAAAAGTTCAGTAATGATCACTAG
- a CDS encoding low molecular weight protein arginine phosphatase: MNILFVCTGNTCRSPMAEALIRHKMPEISVQSAGIFAVNDQRPNTKAITVLEKKNIPMDSKSQPVTNPLLHWADLVITMTTQHKQSLIMQHPDFQEKYFTLKEYVSEDKKVWNELTQAYAELEEKRSRIIFENQHTLSKRKLEEKLAGELEEGIHNIRNLEANLINYDISDPFGGSLETYQQTLDELEKYIGLLVKKINGNT; this comes from the coding sequence ATGAACATTTTATTCGTTTGTACAGGAAATACATGCCGAAGCCCGATGGCAGAAGCATTAATACGACATAAAATGCCGGAAATCAGCGTGCAATCGGCGGGGATTTTTGCGGTGAATGACCAGCGTCCAAATACGAAGGCAATCACGGTACTGGAAAAGAAAAACATTCCGATGGATTCCAAGTCACAGCCGGTTACCAATCCGTTGCTTCACTGGGCTGATCTCGTCATAACAATGACGACCCAGCATAAGCAATCACTGATCATGCAGCATCCGGATTTCCAGGAAAAGTATTTTACATTGAAAGAATATGTTTCTGAAGACAAAAAAGTGTGGAATGAACTGACCCAGGCATATGCAGAGCTTGAAGAAAAACGGTCACGCATCATTTTTGAGAATCAGCATACACTCAGCAAACGGAAACTGGAAGAAAAGCTGGCCGGGGAGTTGGAAGAAGGTATTCATAATATAAGGAATCTTGAAGCAAATCTGATTAATTATGATATATCCGACCCGTTCGGCGGCAGTCTGGAAACGTACCAGCAAACATTGGATGAACTGGAAAAATATATTGGACTGCTTGTAAAGAAAATAAACGGAAACACTTAA
- a CDS encoding ATP synthase subunit I encodes MSNYDVMITRQRKWMFYLLAILVLGAGFTPYPRIFLGLLLGSTASFYNLWLLQKKVNDVADAVAENKKAKGVGTLGRLAAVALAVLIALRFEEHFHMIAVVIGLMTSYIVIIADFFVSEFKK; translated from the coding sequence ATGTCAAACTATGATGTTATGATAACCCGTCAGCGAAAATGGATGTTTTACCTTCTTGCAATTTTAGTGCTGGGGGCAGGTTTTACTCCGTATCCACGAATTTTCCTCGGACTTCTGTTAGGAAGCACAGCCAGCTTTTACAACTTATGGCTCTTGCAAAAGAAGGTTAACGATGTTGCCGATGCAGTAGCCGAGAACAAGAAAGCAAAAGGGGTTGGCACGTTGGGGAGGCTTGCAGCAGTCGCGCTGGCAGTGTTAATCGCACTTCGTTTCGAAGAACATTTTCACATGATAGCAGTAGTAATTGGACTGATGACATCCTATATTGTCATTATTGCAGATTTTTTTGTGTCTGAATTTAAAAAGTAA